From the genome of Malus domestica chromosome 04, GDT2T_hap1, one region includes:
- the LOC103433392 gene encoding cation/H(+) antiporter 20-like produces MAPVNITSIKTASSGLWQGDNPLDFAFPLLIVQSTLIIVVSRFLAFLLKPLHQPKVIAEIAGGILLGPSAFGRNKYYLHKIFPSWSTPILETVASIGLLFFLFLVGIELDLSSVRRRSGRSAFGIALAGISLPFLCGIGVAVVLRRTIDGSDKAGFSQFVVFMGVSLSITAFPVLARILAELKLLTTRVGEIAMAAAALNDVAAWILLALAVALASDGDDGHKKSPLVSIWVLLSGVAFVAFMMVVIRPAMNWVARLSSPEQDAIDEAYICLTLAGVMVSGFITDLIGIHSIFGAFVFGLTIPKGGQFAERLIERIEDFVSGLLLPLYFASSGLKTDVAKIHGGGAWGLLVLVISIACAGKILGTFAVAMLFMIPARESLTLGVLMNTKGLVELIVLNIGKEKKVLNDETFAILVLMALFTTFITSPLVMAIYKPARGVSVRTHRKLRDLSTTVSFKDELRVLACVHGPANVPSLISLIESIRSAKKAQLKLFLMRLVELTERSSSIIMVQRARKNGFPFFNRFGRGAWSDGVVSAFQAYSQLGRVSVRPTTAISPMSTMYEDVCHTAEDQRVAMIILPFHKQWRRDGDNHEATEIVSQAWRGVNQRVLQTAPCSVAVLVDRGFANTRTQRICIVFFGGPDDREALELGGRMAEHPTIKVTVVKFVEKEGLESNGLMLKPSPSESTENSYSFSTAKMDRKKEKELDEEAVAEFRSKWDGKAECVEKVAANNIVEGVLAIGSSGDHDLLIVGKGRFPSRMVAELADRHAEHAELGPIGDILASSGHGVVSSVLVIQQHDVAHSVEAPVSKVVHGDYEGFVADESSSTVLEMSKESV; encoded by the exons ATGGCTCCGGTGAATATAACTTCAATCAAAACGGCATCAAGTGGATTATGGCAAGGTGATAATCCTCTAGACTTCGCCTTCCCACTCTTAATCGTCCAAAGCACCTTAATCATCGTCGTCAGCCGCTTCCTCGCCTTCCTTCTCAAACCCCTCCACCAACCCAAAGTTATCGCCGAGATTGCT GGTGGAATTTTGCTTGGGCCGTCAGCCTTCGGAAGAAACAAGTATTACCTACACAAAATATTTCCCTCATGGAGCACTCCAATACTCGAAACCGTGGCAAGCATTGGTCTTCTCTTTTTCTTGTTCCTCGTAGGCATTGAGCTCGATTTAAGCTCAGTCCGACGTCGTAGTGGAAGAAGCGCTTTTGGCATAGCCCTCGCTGGCATATCGCTGCCTTTCCTATGTGGCATCGGCGTCGCTGTCGTCCTCCGGAGAACGATCGACGGATCTGACAAGGCCGGCTTCAGTCAGttcgttgtgttcatgggagtgTCACTTTCCATCACGGCCTTTCCTGTTCTCGCCCGCATTTTAGCAGAGCTCAAGCTTTTAACTACTAGGGTTGGCGAGATTGCAATGGCTGCTGCCGCTCTGAACGACGTCGCTGCATGGATCTTGCTCGCTCTCGCGGTGGCCTTGGCCAGTGACGGTGATGATGGCCATAAGAAGAGCCCTTTGGTATCAATCTGGGTCCTCCTATCAG GTGTTGCATTTGTTGCTTTCATGATGGTGGTGATCCGACCGGCCATGAACTGGGTGGCCCGCCTGAGCTCTCCAGAGCAAGATGCAATAGACGAAGCCTATATATGCTTAACCCTAGCCGGAGTCATGGTATCCGGATTCATTACTGACCTAATTGGTATCCATTCTATATTTGGAGCCTTCGTCTTTGGTCTAACAATTCCCAAAGGAGGACAGTTTGCGGAAAGATTGATAGAGAGGATTGAGGACTTTGTGTCCGGCTTGTTGCTTCCACTTTACTTTGCATCAAGTGGGTTGAAGACCGATGTAGCGAAAATACACGGAGGAGGGGCGTGGGGGCTGTTGGTGCTAGTTATATCGATCGCTTGTGCCGGGAAGATATTGGGGACGTTTGCGGTGGCAATGCTATTTATGATTCCGGCTAGAGAATCGTTGACGCTCGGTGTGCTCATGAACACCAAAGGGTTGGTGGAGCTCATTGTTCTCAACATTGGCAAGGAGAAAAAG GTGCTTAATGATGAGACATTTGCTATTCTAGTCCTCATGGCACTCTTTACCACCTTTATCACAAGTCCACTAGTGATGGCCATTTACAAGCCTGCACGTGGCGTCTCAGTTCGCACTCATCGCAAGCTCCGTGATCTGTCAACCACTGTATCCTTCAAGGACGAACTTCGAGTCCTGGCGTGTGTCCATGGGCCTGCCAATGTGCCCTCACTCATTAGCCTCATTGAGTCCATCCGAAGTGCCAAGAAAGCGCAACTCAAACTCTTCCTCATGCGCCTTGTGGAGCTCACGGAGCGATCTTCTTCCATCATCATGGTCCAACGGGCTCGAAAGAACGGCTTTCCCTTCTTTAATAGATTCGGCCGAGGTGCCTGGAGCGACGGCGTTGTTTCCGCCTTCCAGGCCTATAGCCAACTGGGGCGAGTCTCGGTCCGACCCACAACTGCAATATCACCCATGTCCACAATGTACGAGGATGTTTGCCATACGGCGGAAGACCAGAGGGTGGCGATGATCATCTTGCCATTCCACAAACAATGGAGGCGAGACGGCGATAATCATGAAGCGACGGAGATTGTGAGCCAGGCCTGGCGAGGGGTCAACCAGAGGGTGCTTCAAACTGCACCGTGCTCAGTTGCAGTGCTCGTGGATCGTGGATTTGCTAACACCAGAACCCAGCGGATTTGCATTGTGTTTTTCGGTGGGCCCGATGATCGGGAGGCCTTGGAGTTAGGCGGTAGGATGGCCGAACACCCGACAATTAAAGTGACGGTTGTGAAATTTGTTGAGAAAGAGGGTTTGGAGAGTAATGGTCTCATGTTAAAGCCTTCTCCCTCCGAGTCTACCGAGAATAGCTATAGTTTCTCCACAGCTAAAATGGaccgaaagaaagaaaag GAACTGGATGAGGAAGCAGTGGCTGAGTTCAGAAGCAAGTGGGATGGGAAAGCAGAGTGCGTAGAGAAGGTGGCAGCCAATAATATTGTGGAGGGGGTTTTGGCGATAGGAAGTAGTGGAGATCATGATCTGTTAATTGTAGGCAAAGGAAGATTCCCGTCACGCATGGTAGCAGAACTTGCCGACCGCCATGCAGAGCATGCAGAGTTAGGCCCCATTGGAGACATATTGGCTTCATCAGGCCATGGTGTGGTCTCATCAGTGCTTGTGATTCAACAACATGACGTAGCTCATTCCGTGGAGGCTCCAGTGTCGAAGGTTGTGCATGGTGATTACGAAGGGTTCGTCGCAGATGAGTCCTCCAGTACTGTGCTTGAGATGTCTAAGGAATCTGTGTGA